The nucleotide sequence CCCACTTTCGGGGTCGACGCTGATATttgcataaataaaatttgtttctatTGACTCTGATCAGTTATTATTTCTATGGTAGTTATTAAATTGTAGTCCCTGTCAATTGTTCATAATTATTACAAACGTATATATCAAAGTAATTTCAACATAACAAATTGTGTTCGGTTCATCTCTAAGCTGATCTAGTATGATCCTTCGGGTTATTGAACTTATCGTAAATCATCGCATTTGATGTGCTCATCCTTTAAGTATCTCGGCTTCACTCACAGGCAAGCGCaagttttaaaattatatttctttcGCATTCTTCACTTAACACTTAATGGAATATTTTGTTATATCTGTTAAGTAAATGTTACTATATGTTCTCATTTTCAGTTTATTTTTTCGGCGTTTTCGTCGATCCTCGTCGACTTTTACtatttttttgctgtttttcTCAGTTGTAAGCTGTCTGATTGATTTATTTTAGTACTGTTGCTATTGTTTACTGATATTCTGATTTTCTGTTTATTTGGGAGCTGTTTGTCGGTTTGGTGTAAAATTTCTGTAAAATATTTACGGTACTATTTCATTTGGTTTGTGGTTTGTTCCTGTTGCAAAAACAACAATTcgtatataatataaataaattaattgatTTCTTTCTGTTAGAAATTACTTGTTCTATGGGCACATTGTGTCTATTGCAAATTGTGAACGGTAGCATAATATGACACTGGGACCATAGACTGAATTTGAACTTGAAAATCCTGGAGCTTAAAACATACGTATATCAATTTTTGCACGCATCCGTACTGAACTCAAACATATTGTAATGAATtcgattttaaaaattatacgTAGGCTTACGGTTTAAATTACTTCTGGTGGATTGTCCTAATCTGTAAAGAACTGATATTATAACCACTTACAAGGAACGGTTTGCTTTTGAAGCAGAACAAAGAAACTGTAAAATATTGGTCCCAATGCTGTATCTATGCAATACTCGTCCAGATTTTTGCAATAATTTGAATATAGAGTTTTATCAATATCGCCATATTGGCTTAATTAACAACTAACGAGGCTATTGTTGTTTTGGATTTCTTCATTTCACTTCACATTTTCGACTCCTTTAAAGTAAAAACAGGCTATGGTCTAATTTTTGCAATCtcggaacagttttaaaccaGCGTTCAATACAATTAAAAGTCTGTAATTCCTCCTATTCACGCAGCTGGCTGCTGTCACAAACTTGTTAAGGTTACGTCAAATATAAGTAGATATATCGTATATATAGAGAGTATGCCTTAAATaggttaaaaaatataatacacCATACATATAATATAAGAGTTTAGGGTTTTTCATATGCTATATGctatttttctttgtttttgcaattgttTTACTTTCATTTCATCATTTGCTTTTGAATttcttttactttattttattttaagtgaCTTTAATCCATTTCATTCTTTGATAATCGCTTCCCTTTCGGATACTTggtaattaaacaaaaatatctTTGGAGCTCGAATTAAATCCATCAAACTGTGTGTACCCACAATTTCTAATCAAATCAAACAGCTGTTCAATTGGCTTCTGTTTTTTTATAGGTATGACTTTCCATTTGTGTTACGAAAAATTATTcctcagtttttttttttaaattaatgctTACCGTTGCTATTTCAATGTGTATTTatctatttctttaaatattctctTTTCTTTGCTGATTCTCTTGAGTTATATTTGGTTTGCTGGTTGCTTTAATGCTTGGTGGTTGACTTAAAAACTATTATCACTATTGCAGAAAGCGGCTGTACTCAATTATAATGCATTCGCTTCTGGAAATTATGAGATGGAGAGTTGGGTTTTCCACAGTGTAGTGCCTCCATCCCTAATCTTTTCTTTTTCGAGTTTGCTTcattgttgtttgtttgtttgttgtaGGCATTTTCTATTAATTTTGCTTTTCTTTGGGTGAACTTTATTCTGAGTCTGAAATTATAGCCGGAAATGTAGTCATTTTTGAAATATTCTCAAAAATTATTATGATATTTTAACTCTTTCTATTTATTATCAgttgtatttatttgtattataatTTTAGTTTAGTCGATTTTAAGAAGAAAGGATTTtgctttatttctttatttctttttttccattttgATTTTCAGGGTGTCATGATTTCTCGTCGAAACGCAGATTCCAGATTTGTTCACTTTTctcatgtttgattttttgtcGATTTTGATGTGTCAAGTTAAAATATGTCCATGCCTCTGCTTACGTTGTGTTTGTGTTTCTTGGGTTTGCTTTATGGTTACATGTTACTTATGTTTACTTATTATGGCTCTTTGATACTGCAATTAAAATTTCTGCTATAAAAATTACTTGTATTTGTACTCTTGGTTATTTAAATTGGGCTATTGTTTTTGTTAGGTATGCTTGTAACTTTGTTTGTGTTCTTCTATTTCTTCCTCAGCAGTTTTTGTCTCTGCGGTATGTATCTGCAGCTATTTATCCCCTTCGACTGTTTGTCAAGGTTTCATATTGATTCGTTTCGGTTTCTGTCTGGTCTGTTCGGTCTGTCATGTTGCAGCCTCTTTACAACTCAATGTTGGCTATCATCTCGATGTCCCATGTTCATCGAACGATTATTTCATCGACTACATTCATGAGTATGAATGCAGTTTCTATATTTGTCACGGCTGGTATGTTTTTGGTCTTCACCTACTGATGCACCTTAGAAGAATTCCAAGAGCAAGATTTCGCTGAAGCAGCTGTTCTACTCCATTTTGCAGCTTTCATTAAACTAATCTTTCCTATGACATTTGGTTAGCAACTAtgaaatcaatgaaataataAGGTAAGGAACttaaaatagaaataaaatttaaatctgaaaacaaaaaatttaatcGGAAATATATAGTATTTTACAGAACATCAAAGGATCATTTATAGTCTCCCATGTTGTTCTGCAAAATGGTTTTGGagcattttaaaattttgttcttAGTCTCTGTCTTTATGCTAGATTTTGTTGCGCctaaatttatgtttttgtttttgagtAAGTGTATGCTTTAAATTTTGTGTTACTGCCTAAAATGTACAAAAGTTTTACGTTTaggttgttttgtttttaatttgcaTTTATCACAGCGACATTCAGTCTAAATTTTGCTTTTATTGGAATTATAGCATAATTTGCCATAATTTACTTTGATATAATCGTTTTcataaacattttcatttatcttttaactaaaactaaacataattttgatttaaagCCAAAAGGTTCATGTGTGTGTTCGTCGTTTGTTTATCGATTTTGTatattcgattttttaaagccGAAAGGATTAATAAAATTTTGTCTAAAAGGCCTAAAGGTTGGCTACAGCTTAGTGTTAAACTGTGTGTTTTATAGCAAATCATGCTGATCATTCAAGTCCCGATCAAGTCCCTTTGGTCTAATTCCAATAAAAGCCACCATATTGGGTACCATATACATTTTTGGATGTTGGTTGCCTTTGTGCCAGAGCAtgcaatatttttgtaataaaCGTTTTGTTCCGCTATCAATTTTGATTTAGATGTGAAATTTTCAGTGCCTAAaaagtgattttaaaattttgactaAATTTACCGTAACCGTAGgtgttattaaatattttacaaagaaaacaattttcaaaCTATTTATAAAACTTTTGCTGATAGATTTACATTAAATTTAAGCCGAAACATGCTATGTACAATTTTGAATAAGCCATTGTTACCGAAATGTTTGCCAGCGACACTCATATCACAAAAACCAGACGCCTGCCCAAGCCGAAATAGTCGTAGTTTTGTGTAATGCCAAAATTGTCTGAGTTACCCCCTGTATTGGGGAGTCAAAAGAAACGGACTTTATAAATAAGGTAACCTATATCGAAATATAACAACTTAAAATCAGATAAatcatataatttttttattgaaataattaaataatatatgcAAACATAATTGATAATCTTTAAGTTTAAAACAGTGAAAACAAATCGTATTCGGAGCACTTGCTTTGATTCCAATAGAAACTTAATTGACTAATTACtaaatttatgaaataatGAGTAGATACTTTTTAAGGTGAACCGACTAAACTAAAGTTAATTTATGCTCTTTCGCGATTTTTCTTTACATACCTATACATAAAATAAGTGtactttatatataaatatgaagGAAACGTATACTAAACGATTAATAACAATCATAAATGCTTTGACGGTACATTGGAAAATTtgataaaaaactaaattggTCGATTATATCCACACAGTTGGCAGGGTAAGAAAGTGGTTGGTGAAGAGTCGGGTGGTTCTTAAAATGGTGGATCAGATTGAGTATGGGTTGGAAGGTTGGTTCTTTTTCAACTATTATCTTTTGACTATTGTTCATTTGTATGGCACCTGAAGAGTCACATTTTAATTGCCTGCTACGTAACCTTGATGTTCCTGCTCATTTGTTTGCCTGCCTTATGTGTGTGTGCAATTGTGTGGACATAATTGGGTTAAACGTATGcctaataactaaataaaaacTCAACATAAGTTACACATAATTAGtaggggaagacaacaaatgaATCCTAGTTCAAAGTACCTATGGTTTTATAACTTATTATTCATTTTTCGTATCAATAAATTGCATTTCAGTATTCTTTTATACACTTTAAAAATCACATATCAATTGAAATGAAAAAGAAATTCTAATAAGAGTTTGGTGGCCCCGGCCAATCCTCTTGGCTAAGCCAAGACATTACCCAGCGTAATCAGATCAACCATAACATTAAAGAAAAACTCCAATGTATCAACATATCTGACGAACAGAACTAAAACTTAGATGCTGCTTAAAAATCAAATTGCTCAGCGCCAACTTCTGCGTTCCGCCTCCACTACATTTTTCCTCTTCCTTCCGCGCCCTTCGTCCTTCGCCCCAAAAAGGTCTAGCTGCCCTATCTATCACGTCACATGTCCATACTCACTATATCGGAGCTATCCTAACTTTACGCCTAGGTCGTATATCTTCGGTCGATTGTGTCAAAATCAAGGATGACGAACTTAGCACGTTCTTGAGTGttcgtgtgtttgtgtgtatataaatatttgatgTATTTTTAGTCTTTAAAATTGTTGGGGtgcttaaacaaaattatcaAAAAAGGAATCGTATAACGTTGTGTTTGGCTCTCGCTTCTCCTTCTTTCTGCAGTTGCTTCTCTGAAACATTGACCATTGCATTTCATGTTTATGGTTCGTATTAAAGGAGTTTAGAGTCCTTTTCAAAAAGACTAGTACTCGTCCTGTTTGCGTGCCTGCGTCTCGCTGTTCAGCTGCTCTCGGTTCGTTCGTTTTCCATCACCAAAACTGTGTTTTGTGGCTTTAAGATTAGTTTTAAAAACTAGGAGAATTTGTATGCGTCTAATACTAGGGAACTAAGCGAACCTATGAAATATCGTGAATAGTGTGTGTTCCTCAAGCTTGCATTCTCGCCTTCTGCTCCTGTCTCTCCTACTGATGACATCATAGAGATCCGAATATCGAGTGTATGTGGGGGTGAATGGGAATCGCGTGTGAGAGGGTTGGTGGCGGCGGAGGCGCGGCTCCGTTGGCCACCGCCGGATGACCCGGGTGCCCAGGGTGACCCGGATGAACCGCGTGGGAGGCCGGAGGCGGCGGCAGCGTTATCGAGAGCGTCACAGTCTGCGGCGCCGCCACCGGAGAGGCGTGGGCGGATGAGGGCGTGGCCGCGGTGACAGCGGCCGCCGCTGCTGCGATGTGATGGGCAGAGGACGTGGGCGGCGGAGGCGGCGGCGcgtggtgttgctgctgcgtcGCCGgaggctgctgctgctgcggttgTTGGGCCCCGGGTGCTCCAGTGGTGGGATGTCACTGGGCCACCACGGAGGCGGAAGCGTTCTGCTGCACCACCACGCCGGAGGACACCGAGTTGGCCACCGTCACGGTTACGGGCGGCGTGGGTCCTCCGTTGGCGTGGGCCACGCTGGGCTGCTgggcctgctgctgctgcgtcTGGAAGGGATGCTGGAAGGGCGGTCCGTAGCACTGCGGGAAGTAGAGCTCGTTCTTCACCACCGACTGCTGCACGACTGCGGCGGCCGCCGCGTTGGACGCTATGCTGCGCACCGGGAGGATGTTGGCCTTGTTGTCCACCGTCGAGGgattgttgttgttgaggAACTGCTGGGCCGCCAGGCTCTTGGCGTCGTTCATCAGGTGATTGGCCACCGAGGCCACCTGGGCGACGGCGTTGTTgctctgttgctgctgctgctgctgctgttgttgctgttgctgctgctgctgttggtgttgctgctgttgctggcgGCGCACCTTGGTGGTGTTGGGATTCATGTGGTTGTCGATATGCTTCGTCACCTCGTTTTCCGTGGCAAAGCGCCGACGGCAATTGGGCATCGGACAGCAGAACGGACGATCTCCCTGCGTGGTGAGAGAAAAATTCATGGATTAGAACTCGAAGAAGCTATGTTACTAGAGGCGATTTCTCAGTGACATCAACATCAGTTAGGATGACCATTAGAGACCTGCCGAATTGCACACAGAGAACCCGTTACAAAAGGATGActggatcgactcggctaggaATCCTGATCTGGGATATAAATACTTTATCGCTAATAGAAATCAACTTTTTCTGATGGCTCATTAAAAACACACTTTCTTATAAGGGGCTATTGTTCGACGACAACATGACTCCACATTTTCAGACAAGAAGATACAATAGTCTTACGGAACTTGTTAGACTCACTTCGGGCTGAGTGTTCTAAATCTATAGAGAAAAAAGAGATTTTGGCCTCTGGTCAATTCACTTCTGTTTAACTTTCTCGTGCGGTTGACAAACAGACTTCTAGGATGGGACTGAGAAATCAGGCCCTCGCGGGTTGAGGCCAGGCTACAACTACCTGGTGGGTGCGCGTGTGCTGGTCCAAGATGGCCTTCTGGCGGAAGTCCTTGCCGCACTGGCCGCACTTGTAGGGCTTCTCGCCGGTGTGGATGCGCAAGTGCTGGTTGAGAATGGTCCGCTGGCGGAAGAAGCGCGGACAGTACATGCACCCGAAGGGCTTCTCGTTGGTGTGGATGCGCAGGTGCTGCGTGAGGTGCGACTGCTGGCGGAAGCGCTTGCCGCACTCCGGGCAGGGATACGGCCGCGACTCGATGTGGATGCAGCCGTGCTGCAGCAGCGTCGTCTTCTGCTTGAACTCCTTGTCGCAGATAGGGCACCGCACGTAGAGCGGCATGTTGGCCGGCCGCACGCCGATGTGCTGCAGCACCTCGGGCAGTATCTTTTGGCCTGTGTGAGGATCTGATTAGAAGGTAGCCGCCTCCAACCGCAACGCCTGCTAGTACTCACCTTTGCCGTCCTTGAAGTACGACGGGTAGTGCATGCCGCCGCTGCCGTCCGGCGTTCCCTGCGAGTCCTCGTCGTGGTAGCCGCCGCCCGTGCCGGCGATGTCGCCCTTGGTGTCGTTCTCCTCGCCGGGGAAGGGCACGTCCGAGGGCCACAGGGTGGGGTGCGGCCCGTTCTTAAAGATGAGGTGGGGCGAGACGTCTGTGGGAGGGGACGTGTTGATCCGCAGTGTCACATGGAAGTAGTCAAGCGAGAGAAGGCCACTGTTAGCAGCGCTTAAACTTGGCGCGCAGCCGAGATACAAATCTTCGAAAGAGCTGCCTAGCTTTCTGCTTATCTAGAGACGTAATGCTTTTCTACGACTGCCGACCTGCTGGGACGCTTGGAAGGTTGAGAACCCGGCTCTCCTGGGTTAAGTCACATACAACGATTCTTGGAGAGCTCACTTTCGGTTCGCCTTCCGTCTGCGTACTCAGCAAGCCCGCGAGCCAGTAGTTATGACAGTGGGACAATTTCGATATTCGGCCAAAAGATTGCTCAATCGCAGACATAATGTAATTTTGCAGGGAAATCAGTTGCCAAAAGGGATGAGTCGAGCCGAGCTTGTCGATCAGCTGGCTGCACCTAACACGGGTCTGAACTAGCACTAGCACTACTCCTATCTGATCCCCTGTTCgaatctgtatctgtatctgcatctgcatcGGTAAGTTAGTTATCTGTATCTGTCGCTCGCCTTGGTGGGTGCGCACATGCTGATTGAGGATGGCTTTCTGGCGAAAGTGCTTGCCGCACTCGGGGCAGGCGAAGGGCTTCTCACCCGAATGGATGCGTATGTGCTGGTTGAGAATGGCGCGTTGCCGGAAGCTGCGCGAGCAGTACGGGCAGGTGAAGGGCTTTTCGTTGGCGTGGATGCGCAGGTGCTGGGTGAGGTGCGACTGCTGGCGGAACCGCTTGCCGCACTCGGAGCACGGAAAGGGGCGCGCGTCCGTGTGGATGCGGTCGTGCTGCAGCAGCGTGCTCTTCTGCTTGAAGTCCTTGCCGCAGGTGAGGCACTTGAACAGCCGCAGGTCGCTGTGCGGCTTGTTCTTGTGCGGGCGTCCCGGGCCGTTGCCCGTCCTCCCGCCGCTCGTCACGCCCACCGAACACACGCCTGCTCCCGCTCCCGCACCGCCCACTCCGCCACCGTTGGCGCCCGCACCGCCTTCA is from Drosophila suzukii chromosome 3, CBGP_Dsuzu_IsoJpt1.0, whole genome shotgun sequence and encodes:
- the jim gene encoding myeloid zinc finger 1 isoform X5 is translated as MAINFSASFAACIAAGLKVPRQIMYCITQDTGQPYVLYKDSQDADRNPGALGASPAQWGSDMYPNIQQQAQQHLTAQQQQQQQQNAAQAAAQAAAVAAAAGQPQSPPGGGQEARDNGSGDGRQQQVSPSSSPYPSVQQQQQQQQQQQRANGAGDEDPMNQLANQQNSAPNQNQSSADPQHTGSNAGEPGNPHVQQNGGPQTDPGNGFQTPDYYAPRHAAPQGGMLAPPGFPPLHYLNKGVLPMEQSGGGGGGGGGGEAYALPELLPAQQNGQQNAGAANANANEGGAGANGGGVGGAGAGAGVCSVGVTSGGRTGNGPGRPHKNKPHSDLRLFKCLTCGKDFKQKSTLLQHDRIHTDARPFPCSECGKRFRQQSHLTQHLRIHANEKPFTCPYCSRSFRQRAILNQHIRIHSDVSPHLIFKNGPHPTLWPSDVPFPGEENDTKGDIAGTGGGYHDEDSQGTPDGSGGMHYPSYFKDGKGQKILPEVLQHIGVRPANMPLYVRCPICDKEFKQKTTLLQHGCIHIESRPYPCPECGKRFRQQSHLTQHLRIHTNEKPFGCMYCPRFFRQRTILNQHLRIHTGEKPYKCGQCGKDFRQKAILDQHTRTHQGDRPFCCPMPNCRRRFATENEVTKHIDNHMNPNTTKVRRQQQQQHQQQQQQQQQQQQQQQQQSNNAVAQVASVANHLMNDAKSLAAQQFLNNNNPSTVDNKANILPVRSIASNAAAAAVVQQSVVKNELYFPQCYGPPFQHPFQTQQQQAQQPSVAHANGGPTPPVTVTVANSVSSGVVVQQNASASVVAQ
- the jim gene encoding uncharacterized protein jim isoform X1, encoding MAINFSASFAACIAAGLKVPRQIMYCITQDTGQPYVLYKDSQDADRNPGALGASPAQWGSDMYPNIQQQAQQHLTAQQQQQQQQNAAQAAAQAAAVAAAAGQPQSPPGGGQEARDNGSGDGRQQQVSPSSSPYPSVQQQQQQQQQQQRANGAGDEDPMNQLANQQNSAPNQNQSSADPQHTGSNAGEPGNPHVQQNGGPQTDPGNGFQTPDYYAPRHAAPQGGMLAPPGFPPLHYLNKGVLPMEQSGGGGGGGGGGEAYALPELLPAQQNGQQNAGAANANANEGGAGANGGGVGGAGAGAGVCSVGVTSGGRTGNGPGRPHKNKPHSDLRLFKCLTCGKDFKQKSTLLQHDRIHTDARPFPCSECGKRFRQQSHLTQHLRIHANEKPFTCPYCSRSFRQRAILNQHIRIHSGEKPFACPECGKHFRQKAILNQHVRTHQDVSPHLIFKNGPHPTLWPSDVPFPGEENDTKGDIAGTGGGYHDEDSQGTPDGSGGMHYPSYFKDGKDPHTGQKILPEVLQHIGVRPANMPLYVRCPICDKEFKQKTTLLQHGCIHIESRPYPCPECGKRFRQQSHLTQHLRIHTNEKPFGCMYCPRFFRQRTILNQHLRIHTGEKPYKCGQCGKDFRQKAILDQHTRTHQVGDRPFCCPMPNCRRRFATENEVTKHIDNHMNPNTTKVRRQQQQQHQQQQQQQQQQQQQQQQQSNNAVAQVASVANHLMNDAKSLAAQQFLNNNNPSTVDNKANILPVRSIASNAAAAAVVQQSVVKNELYFPQCYGPPFQHPFQTQQQQAQQPSVAHANGGPTPPVTVTVANSVSSGVVVQQNASASVVAQ
- the jim gene encoding uncharacterized protein jim isoform X2, whose amino-acid sequence is MAINFSASFAACIAAGLKVPRQIMYCITQDTGQPYVLYKDSQDADRNPGALGASPAQWGSDMYPNIQQQAQQHLTAQQQQQQQQNAAQAAAQAAAVAAAAGQPQSPPGGGQEARDNGSGDGRQQQVSPSSSPYPSVQQQQQQQQQQQRANGAGDEDPMNQLANQQNSAPNQNQSSADPQHTGSNAGEPGNPHVQQNGGPQTDPGNGFQTPDYYAPRHAAPQGGMLAPPGFPPLHYLNKGVLPMEQSGGGGGGGGGGEAYALPELLPAQQNGQQNAGAANANANEGGAGANGGGVGGAGAGAGVCSVGVTSGGRTGNGPGRPHKNKPHSDLRLFKCLTCGKDFKQKSTLLQHDRIHTDARPFPCSECGKRFRQQSHLTQHLRIHANEKPFTCPYCSRSFRQRAILNQHIRIHSGEKPFACPECGKHFRQKAILNQHVRTHQDVSPHLIFKNGPHPTLWPSDVPFPGEENDTKGDIAGTGGGYHDEDSQGTPDGSGGMHYPSYFKDGKGQKILPEVLQHIGVRPANMPLYVRCPICDKEFKQKTTLLQHGCIHIESRPYPCPECGKRFRQQSHLTQHLRIHTNEKPFGCMYCPRFFRQRTILNQHLRIHTGEKPYKCGQCGKDFRQKAILDQHTRTHQGDRPFCCPMPNCRRRFATENEVTKHIDNHMNPNTTKVRRQQQQQHQQQQQQQQQQQQQQQQQSNNAVAQVASVANHLMNDAKSLAAQQFLNNNNPSTVDNKANILPVRSIASNAAAAAVVQQSVVKNELYFPQCYGPPFQHPFQTQQQQAQQPSVAHANGGPTPPVTVTVANSVSSGVVVQQNASASVVAQ
- the jim gene encoding myeloid zinc finger 1 isoform X3 → MAINFSASFAACIAAGLKVPRQIMYCITQDTGQPYVLYKDSQDADRNPGALGASPAQWGSDMYPNIQQQAQQHLTAQQQQQQQQNAAQAAAQAAAVAAAAGQPQSPPGGGQEARDNGSGDGRQQQVSPSSSPYPSVQQQQQQQQQQQRANGAGDEDPMNQLANQQNSAPNQNQSSADPQHTGSNAGEPGNPHVQQNGGPQTDPGNGFQTPDYYAPRHAAPQGGMLAPPGFPPLHYLNKGVLPMEQSGGGGGGGGGGEAYALPELLPAQQNGQQNAGAANANANEGGAGANGGGVGGAGAGAGVCSVGVTSGGRTGNGPGRPHKNKPHSDLRLFKCLTCGKDFKQKSTLLQHDRIHTDARPFPCSECGKRFRQQSHLTQHLRIHANEKPFTCPYCSRSFRQRAILNQHIRIHSDVSPHLIFKNGPHPTLWPSDVPFPGEENDTKGDIAGTGGGYHDEDSQGTPDGSGGMHYPSYFKDGKDPHTGQKILPEVLQHIGVRPANMPLYVRCPICDKEFKQKTTLLQHGCIHIESRPYPCPECGKRFRQQSHLTQHLRIHTNEKPFGCMYCPRFFRQRTILNQHLRIHTGEKPYKCGQCGKDFRQKAILDQHTRTHQVGDRPFCCPMPNCRRRFATENEVTKHIDNHMNPNTTKVRRQQQQQHQQQQQQQQQQQQQQQQQSNNAVAQVASVANHLMNDAKSLAAQQFLNNNNPSTVDNKANILPVRSIASNAAAAAVVQQSVVKNELYFPQCYGPPFQHPFQTQQQQAQQPSVAHANGGPTPPVTVTVANSVSSGVVVQQNASASVVAQ
- the jim gene encoding zinc finger protein 768 isoform X4; amino-acid sequence: MAINFSASFAACIAAGLKVPRQIMYCITQDTGQPYVLYKDSQDADRNPGALGASPAQWGSDMYPNIQQQAQQHLTAQQQQQQQQNAAQAAAQAAAVAAAAGQPQSPPGGGQEARDNGSGDGRQQQVSPSSSPYPSVQQQQQQQQQQQRANGAGDEDPMNQLANQQNSAPNQNQSSADPQHTGSNAGEPGNPHVQQNGGPQTDPGNGFQTPDYYAPRHAAPQGGMLAPPGFPPLHYLNKGVLPMEQSGGGGGGGGGGEAYALPELLPAQQNGQQNAGAANANANEGGAGANGGGVGGAGAGAGVCSVGVTSGGRTGNGPGRPHKNKPHSDLRLFKCLTCGKDFKQKSTLLQHDRIHTDARPFPCSECGKRFRQQSHLTQHLRIHANEKPFTCPYCSRSFRQRAILNQHIRIHSDVSPHLIFKNGPHPTLWPSDVPFPGEENDTKGDIAGTGGGYHDEDSQGTPDGSGGMHYPSYFKDGKGQKILPEVLQHIGVRPANMPLYVRCPICDKEFKQKTTLLQHGCIHIESRPYPCPECGKRFRQQSHLTQHLRIHTNEKPFGCMYCPRFFRQRTILNQHLRIHTGEKPYKCGQCGKDFRQKAILDQHTRTHQVGDRPFCCPMPNCRRRFATENEVTKHIDNHMNPNTTKVRRQQQQQHQQQQQQQQQQQQQQQQQSNNAVAQVASVANHLMNDAKSLAAQQFLNNNNPSTVDNKANILPVRSIASNAAAAAVVQQSVVKNELYFPQCYGPPFQHPFQTQQQQAQQPSVAHANGGPTPPVTVTVANSVSSGVVVQQNASASVVAQ